The Algihabitans albus genome includes a window with the following:
- a CDS encoding NADP-dependent malic enzyme gives MTETKALTTAQEALDFHSSGRPGKFEIAPTKPVTTQRDLSLAYSPGVAEPCKRIHEDPSLAYDYTIRGNLVAVISNGTAVLGLGNLGALASKPVMEGKAVLFKRFADVDSIDLEVSTEDVDEFVNCVRFLGPSFGGINLEDIKAPECFMIEERLKELLDIPVFHDDQHGTAIIAAAGMINALHLTGREMAATRVVINGAGAAGVACAELVKAMGVKPENVLLCDTKGVIYRGRTTGMNQWKSAHAVETEARSLADALEGADIFLGLSVKGAVTQEMVEKMGEKPILFAMANPDPEITPEEVKAVRPDAIMATGRSDHPNQVNNVLGFPYIFRGALDVRATTINMQMKIAAAEALAKLAREDVPDEVDRAYRGRRLRYGPEYIIPAPFDPRLIVEVPKAVARAAMDSGVARRPVEDFEDYDHQLSARLDPTTASLQRIFDKVREHPQRVVFAEGEEEKTIRAAYAFLNSGYGTPVLIGRQGQIEEAATAIGLPADFCEIVNAGVSNHRERYTEFLYNRLNRRGLLFRDCVRMVNQNRNVFAACMVACGEADAMVTGLTRAFNVNFEDISRALDSKPGCRVFGLNIIVNRGRSVFVSDTQVHELPSPQELADITMQTAAAARLMGHEPRVALLSFSNFGNPPREKAVRVREAIEVLDSRAAGGAGVDFEYDGEMQANVALNYELMQELYPFCRLSGPANVLIMPALHSAHIATRLVQEMGGGEVIGPLLMGLAKPAQIVQMGATVNDLVTSAALAAYEAIADRTK, from the coding sequence ATGACCGAGACCAAGGCGCTGACGACGGCGCAGGAAGCGCTTGACTTCCATTCCTCAGGCCGGCCCGGCAAGTTCGAGATCGCGCCGACCAAGCCCGTGACCACGCAGCGCGATCTGTCGCTCGCCTATTCGCCGGGCGTCGCCGAGCCCTGCAAGCGGATCCACGAAGATCCCAGCCTTGCCTACGACTACACGATCCGCGGAAACCTGGTGGCGGTGATCTCCAACGGCACGGCGGTTCTCGGCCTCGGCAACCTCGGTGCTCTGGCCTCCAAGCCGGTGATGGAAGGCAAGGCGGTGCTGTTCAAGCGCTTCGCCGATGTCGACTCCATCGACCTGGAGGTCTCGACCGAAGACGTCGACGAGTTCGTGAACTGCGTGCGGTTTCTCGGCCCCTCCTTCGGTGGCATCAACCTTGAGGACATCAAGGCGCCCGAATGCTTCATGATCGAAGAGCGGCTAAAGGAGTTGCTCGACATTCCGGTGTTCCACGACGATCAGCACGGCACGGCGATCATCGCCGCCGCGGGCATGATCAACGCCCTGCATCTGACCGGCCGCGAGATGGCAGCGACGCGCGTCGTCATTAACGGCGCCGGCGCGGCCGGCGTTGCCTGCGCCGAGTTGGTCAAGGCCATGGGCGTAAAGCCGGAAAACGTTCTCCTCTGCGATACCAAGGGTGTGATCTATCGCGGCCGGACGACCGGCATGAACCAATGGAAGTCGGCCCATGCCGTCGAGACCGAGGCGCGCAGCCTGGCCGACGCGCTGGAGGGCGCGGACATTTTTCTCGGCCTCTCGGTCAAGGGCGCCGTGACGCAGGAGATGGTGGAGAAGATGGGCGAGAAGCCGATCCTCTTCGCCATGGCCAATCCGGATCCGGAGATCACGCCGGAGGAGGTCAAGGCCGTCCGGCCCGATGCAATCATGGCCACCGGGCGCTCCGACCATCCGAACCAGGTCAACAACGTTCTCGGCTTTCCCTACATCTTCCGCGGTGCGCTCGACGTGCGGGCCACCACCATCAACATGCAGATGAAGATCGCGGCCGCCGAAGCCCTGGCCAAGCTGGCGCGCGAGGACGTGCCCGACGAGGTCGACCGTGCCTATCGCGGCCGCCGCCTGCGCTACGGGCCTGAGTACATCATCCCTGCCCCTTTCGATCCCCGGCTCATCGTCGAGGTGCCCAAGGCGGTCGCTCGGGCGGCGATGGACAGTGGCGTGGCGCGCCGCCCCGTCGAGGACTTCGAAGACTACGACCATCAGCTCTCGGCCCGGCTCGACCCCACCACCGCAAGCCTGCAGCGAATCTTCGACAAGGTTCGCGAGCATCCGCAGCGAGTCGTCTTCGCCGAGGGTGAGGAAGAGAAGACGATTCGTGCCGCCTACGCCTTCCTCAATTCCGGTTACGGAACTCCGGTCCTGATCGGCCGCCAGGGGCAGATCGAAGAGGCCGCGACGGCCATCGGTCTGCCGGCGGACTTCTGCGAAATCGTCAATGCGGGAGTCTCCAACCACCGCGAGCGCTATACGGAGTTTCTCTATAACCGGCTGAACCGCAGGGGCCTGCTGTTCCGCGATTGCGTGCGGATGGTCAATCAGAACCGCAATGTCTTCGCGGCCTGCATGGTCGCCTGCGGGGAAGCCGATGCGATGGTCACCGGCCTCACCCGCGCCTTCAACGTCAACTTCGAGGATATCAGCCGGGCTCTCGATTCCAAGCCGGGCTGCCGGGTGTTCGGGCTCAACATCATCGTCAACCGGGGCCGCTCGGTCTTCGTCTCCGACACTCAGGTCCATGAGCTGCCGAGCCCTCAGGAACTGGCGGACATCACCATGCAGACCGCCGCGGCCGCCCGCTTGATGGGCCATGAGCCGCGGGTTGCGCTGCTATCTTTCTCCAACTTCGGGAACCCGCCGCGCGAGAAGGCGGTGCGCGTGCGCGAGGCGATCGAGGTCCTGGATAGCCGTGCGGCCGGAGGGGCCGGCGTCGATTTCGAGTACGACGGCGAGATGCAGGCCAACGTGGCCCTGAACTATGAGTTGATGCAGGAGCTCTATCCCTTCTGCCGCCTGTCCGGCCCGGCCAACGTGCTGATCATGCCGGCCTTGCACTCCGCCCATATTGCAACCCGTCTGGTGCAGGAGATGGGCGGCGGCGAGGTCATCGGTCCGCTGCTCATGGGTCTCGCCAAGCCCGCGCAGATCGTCCAGATGGGGGCGACGGTGAACGATCTGGTTACTTCCGCGGCGCTCGCGGCTTACGAGGCGATCGCAGACAGGACCAAATAG
- a CDS encoding LutB/LldF family L-lactate oxidation iron-sulfur protein — MQATSRDFKDNAHRALNDEQLRRALNNMKEGFIAKRAKAAAKLPEFDALRDQAKEIKDHTLENLDAYLEIYAEQVEAAGGKVHWCPTADDARKAVVEICQAVGAKTVTKGKSMIAEELALNDHLEANGLVPIETDLGEYIIQLRKEPPSHIIAPAIHLNKEQVASDFRAAHKDLPDDRQLEEPQQLVAEARAVLRQKYLDADVGITGANFLIAETGTSIIVTNEGNGDLTQSLPKVHIVVASIEKIVPTLEDASAILRVLARSATGQEFSTYTTFSTGPKRSEDPDGPEQYHVILLDNGRSQMLGGEFQDMLRCIRCGACMNHCPVYHSVGGHAYGWVYPGPMGAVLTPSLIGVDEAGHLPNASTFCGRCEAVCPMRIPLPKMMRHWREQEFEKHLSPPAMRIGLRAWTFVARRPALYRFATGLKAKVLARFAGKRGRFAAVPLAGGWTAHRDLPAPEGRTFMDLWAERQKDVATSHREPA, encoded by the coding sequence TTGCAGGCAACCAGCCGCGATTTCAAGGACAACGCCCATCGTGCGCTGAACGACGAACAGCTGCGGCGCGCGCTGAACAATATGAAGGAGGGCTTCATCGCCAAGCGCGCGAAAGCGGCGGCGAAGCTGCCCGAGTTCGACGCGCTTCGCGACCAGGCGAAAGAGATCAAGGACCACACCCTCGAGAACCTCGACGCCTACCTGGAGATCTATGCGGAGCAGGTCGAGGCCGCGGGAGGGAAGGTCCATTGGTGCCCCACCGCCGACGATGCCCGCAAGGCCGTGGTGGAGATCTGCCAGGCGGTCGGCGCCAAGACGGTGACCAAGGGCAAGTCCATGATCGCCGAAGAACTGGCTTTGAACGACCATCTCGAGGCCAACGGGCTGGTCCCGATCGAAACCGATCTCGGCGAATACATCATTCAGCTGCGGAAGGAACCGCCCAGCCACATCATCGCGCCGGCGATCCACCTCAATAAGGAACAGGTGGCGAGTGATTTCCGGGCCGCCCACAAGGATCTGCCGGACGACCGCCAACTCGAGGAACCGCAGCAGCTCGTCGCGGAAGCCCGTGCCGTGTTGCGCCAGAAGTACCTGGACGCCGACGTCGGCATCACCGGCGCCAACTTTCTGATCGCCGAAACCGGCACGTCGATCATCGTCACCAACGAGGGCAACGGCGACCTGACCCAAAGTCTGCCGAAGGTCCACATCGTCGTGGCCTCGATCGAGAAGATCGTTCCGACTCTGGAAGACGCCAGCGCCATTCTGCGCGTGCTCGCCCGTTCCGCCACGGGTCAGGAATTCTCCACTTACACCACCTTCTCGACGGGCCCGAAGCGGTCCGAGGACCCGGACGGGCCCGAGCAATATCACGTCATCCTGCTCGACAACGGCCGTTCGCAGATGCTGGGCGGCGAGTTCCAGGACATGCTGCGCTGCATCCGCTGCGGTGCCTGCATGAACCACTGCCCGGTCTACCATTCGGTCGGCGGTCATGCTTACGGCTGGGTCTATCCGGGACCCATGGGCGCCGTCCTGACGCCCTCGCTGATCGGCGTCGACGAAGCCGGACACCTCCCCAACGCCTCGACCTTTTGCGGACGCTGCGAGGCCGTCTGCCCAATGCGCATTCCCTTGCCCAAGATGATGCGGCACTGGCGGGAGCAAGAGTTCGAGAAGCACCTCTCGCCACCGGCCATGCGCATCGGCTTGCGTGCCTGGACCTTCGTTGCGCGCCGCCCGGCGCTCTACCGCTTCGCCACCGGACTGAAGGCGAAGGTCTTGGCAAGGTTCGCTGGCAAACGAGGGCGCTTCGCCGCCGTACCACTGGCCGGCGGCTGGACGGCTCACCGGGACTTGCCGGCACCGGAAGGGCGAACCTTCATGGATCTCTGGGCCGAGCGGCAGAAGGACGTCGCGACCTCCCATCGAGAGCCGGCATGA
- a CDS encoding methyl-accepting chemotaxis protein: MSVAPEPRTTALSAGPDDGQSKLLGSRERQRRRRRGLGIGGKLFLAFGGVAALTLASATVAWLSYGNLEDAVSRALNETVPAMTTALSLSAGSAALAAAAPALAGAPDETTRQAETARLTAQLVQLRGKLRQLETGGADATVLDVISGEVDRLATELERLDRAVATSLRLADERSERVGAIEVAYGDLAGRVAILIDDSSFDLVIDADDVTSGTGQAISGLMDREVGALRGALEVLAEVNLLGGLIAEAANARTSDDLTALQERLIGSVARIDESLQSMPADFPGVAEAKDLAIRLAEFGHSEQNVFDLRARWLELPPSAGEERRLIAARMESISADMLAVQNETLRLLTPLVDEASFNVLLGSEQATGNASRAVSALMSDGVGELRGLLELRAELSGLTNVLLQASTAAQGDALTPLNERFHLIRQRIERVISEFPEDLDEGVLLDRVTLLADFGEGASGVFPARVAELQSQAEAQVALAAARAAAAALDSEVALLVRNAQEDVAAGAETIATAVTQGQIWLMMIAGASIAVAVLIAWLYVGRGLLHRLNLLSADMQRIADGDLTTEVQVAGSDELTEMGQALASLRSDLAGAEDERLRNEAERDAAATQRRQEMLDLASGFEMSVAQVVESLSTAAGGLQSAAEGMATSAQTAGERAIAVTGASDQTAGSVNTAASAAEQLAASVGEIGRQVSQSTGIAAQAREKVEATNAQVAGLAAAAEKIGTVVTLIQEIAEQTSLLALNATIEAMRAGDAGKGFAVVASEVKSLATQTAKATEEIGQQVGGMQSATKDSVAAIQEIGKTILDMNEIADAIAAAVTEQNAATEEIASTVRQASAGTQEVTANISEVSTAVDQTGRSADAVLDASGAMTEQTVTLKEEVERFLKTLRAA, translated from the coding sequence ATGTCCGTAGCGCCTGAACCTCGAACGACGGCCCTCTCCGCTGGTCCGGACGACGGTCAGTCGAAACTGCTGGGATCTCGCGAGAGGCAGCGACGGCGCCGCCGTGGTCTCGGTATCGGCGGCAAGCTCTTCCTCGCCTTTGGCGGAGTCGCCGCGCTGACTCTGGCTTCGGCTACTGTCGCCTGGCTGTCCTACGGCAACCTCGAGGACGCGGTTTCTCGTGCCTTGAACGAAACCGTGCCGGCCATGACGACGGCCCTTTCTCTCTCCGCCGGTTCCGCGGCTCTCGCCGCCGCCGCTCCGGCGCTGGCCGGTGCGCCCGACGAAACGACCCGGCAAGCGGAGACGGCCCGCCTGACCGCCCAGCTGGTGCAGCTTCGCGGCAAGCTGCGGCAGTTGGAGACGGGAGGAGCCGACGCGACTGTCTTGGATGTCATCTCCGGCGAGGTCGATCGACTGGCGACAGAATTGGAGCGGCTCGACCGTGCGGTCGCCACGTCGCTCCGTCTTGCCGATGAGCGGAGCGAGCGCGTCGGCGCCATCGAGGTGGCTTACGGCGATCTCGCCGGGCGTGTCGCCATCCTGATCGACGACTCCAGCTTCGATTTGGTGATCGATGCGGATGACGTGACCAGCGGAACGGGACAGGCAATCTCCGGCCTGATGGATCGGGAAGTCGGGGCCCTGCGTGGCGCGCTCGAGGTTCTGGCGGAGGTCAATCTGCTCGGCGGTCTGATTGCCGAGGCGGCCAACGCCCGGACCTCGGACGATCTTACCGCTCTGCAAGAACGGCTGATCGGCTCGGTCGCCCGTATAGACGAAAGCCTGCAGTCCATGCCGGCCGATTTTCCCGGCGTGGCAGAGGCCAAGGATCTGGCTATTCGACTGGCCGAGTTCGGTCACTCCGAGCAGAACGTGTTCGACCTGCGCGCCCGTTGGCTCGAGCTGCCACCGAGCGCTGGCGAGGAGCGAAGGCTGATCGCCGCCCGGATGGAGAGCATTTCCGCCGATATGCTTGCCGTGCAGAACGAGACGCTGCGGCTTCTAACGCCCCTGGTGGATGAGGCCAGCTTCAACGTCCTGCTCGGCAGCGAGCAAGCGACCGGCAACGCGAGCCGCGCCGTCTCGGCGCTGATGAGCGACGGTGTCGGAGAACTCCGCGGTCTCCTGGAGTTGCGCGCGGAGCTGTCGGGATTGACCAACGTGTTGTTGCAAGCCTCGACTGCCGCGCAGGGCGATGCCCTGACGCCGCTGAACGAGCGTTTTCATCTGATCCGCCAGCGTATCGAACGCGTGATTTCCGAGTTTCCCGAGGACTTGGACGAGGGTGTCCTGCTCGATCGCGTAACGCTGCTCGCCGACTTCGGCGAAGGCGCGTCCGGGGTCTTTCCGGCTCGCGTGGCCGAACTGCAGTCGCAAGCCGAAGCTCAAGTCGCATTGGCGGCGGCGCGTGCGGCGGCCGCGGCCTTGGATAGCGAAGTCGCGCTGCTGGTGCGGAACGCGCAGGAGGATGTGGCGGCAGGTGCCGAAACCATCGCGACAGCCGTGACCCAGGGGCAGATCTGGCTGATGATGATTGCTGGTGCCTCGATCGCCGTCGCCGTCCTGATCGCCTGGCTCTACGTCGGGCGCGGACTTTTGCATCGTCTGAACTTGCTGTCTGCCGATATGCAGCGGATCGCGGATGGCGATCTCACCACCGAAGTACAGGTGGCGGGAAGCGACGAACTGACCGAGATGGGTCAGGCTTTGGCGAGCTTGCGCAGCGACTTGGCTGGCGCGGAGGACGAACGCCTGCGTAACGAAGCCGAGCGGGACGCCGCCGCGACCCAACGCCGCCAGGAGATGCTGGATCTTGCGTCCGGTTTCGAAATGAGCGTTGCGCAGGTGGTCGAGTCGCTTTCGACGGCGGCCGGCGGACTGCAGTCGGCGGCCGAAGGGATGGCCACTTCGGCTCAGACGGCAGGAGAGCGGGCCATCGCCGTTACCGGTGCCAGCGACCAGACCGCCGGCTCCGTCAACACCGCGGCTTCGGCGGCGGAGCAGCTTGCGGCGTCGGTTGGAGAGATCGGCCGGCAGGTCAGCCAATCGACTGGCATCGCTGCCCAGGCGCGCGAGAAAGTCGAGGCGACCAACGCTCAGGTTGCCGGCTTGGCCGCGGCGGCTGAAAAGATCGGCACGGTCGTAACTCTCATCCAGGAGATCGCGGAGCAGACCAGTCTTCTGGCGCTGAATGCAACGATTGAGGCGATGCGCGCGGGCGACGCAGGTAAGGGCTTTGCGGTCGTGGCAAGCGAGGTGAAGAGTCTGGCGACTCAGACGGCAAAGGCCACTGAGGAGATCGGTCAGCAGGTCGGCGGCATGCAATCTGCGACGAAGGATTCGGTCGCGGCGATTCAGGAGATCGGCAAGACCATTCTGGATATGAACGAGATCGCCGATGCTATTGCCGCGGCGGTGACCGAACAGAACGCGGCAACCGAGGAGATTGCCAGCACGGTCCGCCAAGCCTCGGCAGGTACGCAGGAGGTGACCGCCAATATCTCGGAAGTGAGTACGGCGGTCGATCAGACCGGTCGCTCTGCGGATGCGGTGTTGGACGCCTCCGGCGCCATGACGGAGCAGACCGTGACTCTGAAAGAGGAGGTCGAGCGCTTCCTCAAAACCCTGCGCGCCGCGTAG
- a CDS encoding LutC/YkgG family protein has translation MSAGREAVLGAVRRSLGHGATDTAAARARIAAHPRGLLPERSQREAAAQVDLFQEQVEAVNATVVRLASLEEVPRAAADYLKDRNLPGALRLAPEPELQTLPWAETAPMLSVASGKAEPEDATSLTAAFAGVAETGTLMLHSGPKGPTTLNFLPENHIVVLKTSQVVGAYEEAWDRMRRTQDARTLPRTVNLITGPSRTGDIEQTIQLGAHGPRRLHILLVEDAVE, from the coding sequence ATGAGCGCCGGCCGCGAAGCCGTCCTCGGCGCCGTCCGCCGCTCCCTCGGGCACGGCGCGACGGATACCGCCGCCGCCAGGGCACGGATTGCGGCGCACCCGCGTGGCCTCCTGCCGGAGCGGAGCCAACGGGAAGCCGCCGCACAAGTCGACCTCTTCCAGGAACAGGTCGAAGCCGTCAACGCGACCGTGGTTCGTCTCGCCTCCCTGGAAGAGGTTCCGCGCGCGGCCGCAGACTATCTAAAAGACCGCAACTTGCCAGGCGCCCTCCGGCTGGCACCGGAGCCGGAGTTGCAGACCCTGCCCTGGGCAGAGACCGCACCGATGCTGTCCGTGGCCAGCGGTAAGGCGGAGCCGGAGGACGCAACCTCCCTAACCGCCGCCTTCGCCGGTGTCGCCGAGACCGGCACCCTCATGCTGCACTCCGGACCCAAAGGCCCGACGACCCTGAACTTCCTCCCGGAGAACCACATCGTCGTCCTCAAGACCAGCCAAGTCGTCGGCGCTTACGAAGAAGCCTGGGATCGGATGCGCAGAACCCAGGACGCACGCACGCTCCCACGCACGGTCAACTTGATAACCGGTCCCTCGCGCACCGGCGATATCGAGCAGACGATCCAGCTTGGTGCTCACGGCCCGCGGCGCCTGCACATCCTGCTGGTCGAAGACGCGGTAGAGTGA
- a CDS encoding helix-turn-helix domain-containing protein, translated as MTPFGQCLRKLRGQRNITAKDMASALGVSPAYLSALEHGKRGRPNRRFVHEVCQYLGIIWDEAEDLQRLADLSHPRVVVDTAGLCPEATLLANLLAERIGKLPREQISSLLDLLEPRSEPLS; from the coding sequence ATGACCCCTTTCGGTCAGTGTCTGCGTAAACTGCGCGGACAACGCAACATCACCGCTAAAGACATGGCGAGCGCTTTGGGCGTGAGTCCAGCCTATCTCTCGGCTCTCGAACACGGAAAACGGGGCAGACCCAACCGGCGCTTCGTACACGAAGTTTGCCAATATCTCGGCATCATCTGGGACGAGGCGGAAGACCTCCAACGCCTGGCCGATCTCTCCCACCCCCGGGTCGTGGTCGATACCGCCGGTCTCTGCCCCGAGGCGACGCTGCTCGCCAATCTGCTCGCGGAGCGTATCGGCAAGCTGCCTCGCGAGCAGATCTCCAGCCTGCTCGATCTTCTGGAGCCGAGGTCAGAACCCCTGTCCTGA
- a CDS encoding (Fe-S)-binding protein, with the protein MTDATPEAGETGPKVALFVTCLVDFFRPTVGFATVKLLEQAGCRVEVPRGQTCCGQPAYNSGDREDTKAIARQVIAAFDGYDYVVVPSGSCAGMLRKHYPALFKDDPELAGPAATLGERTYELVSFLTDVMKVQALPGSFAGSVTYHDSCSGLRELKVKEQPRALLRGLTDLRLLEMKEPEVCCGFGGTFCVKYPEISNQMVDTKAEDIEKTGADLLLAGDLGCLLNMAGKLKRRGAKTETRHVAEVLAGMTGGPAIGEGKD; encoded by the coding sequence ATGACAGATGCCACGCCTGAGGCCGGAGAAACCGGTCCGAAAGTCGCGCTCTTCGTTACCTGCCTGGTGGATTTCTTCCGCCCGACGGTGGGCTTCGCGACCGTGAAACTGCTGGAACAGGCAGGATGCAGGGTCGAGGTGCCGCGCGGTCAGACCTGCTGCGGGCAACCGGCCTACAACTCCGGCGACCGGGAGGACACCAAAGCCATCGCCCGTCAGGTAATCGCGGCTTTCGACGGGTACGACTACGTGGTCGTTCCCTCAGGTTCCTGTGCCGGCATGTTGCGCAAGCACTATCCGGCTCTCTTCAAGGACGATCCCGAGTTGGCCGGACCCGCCGCGACTCTGGGGGAGCGAACCTACGAACTGGTATCCTTCCTGACCGATGTCATGAAGGTCCAGGCGCTGCCGGGCAGCTTTGCCGGCAGCGTGACCTACCACGACTCCTGTTCCGGCCTGCGCGAGTTGAAGGTCAAGGAGCAGCCGCGCGCTCTGTTGCGCGGACTGACCGACCTCCGTTTGCTTGAGATGAAGGAACCCGAAGTCTGCTGCGGCTTCGGCGGAACCTTCTGCGTGAAATACCCGGAAATCTCGAATCAGATGGTCGACACCAAGGCCGAGGACATCGAGAAGACCGGAGCGGATCTATTGCTCGCAGGCGATTTGGGCTGTCTGCTCAATATGGCGGGCAAGTTGAAGCGCCGCGGCGCCAAGACTGAGACGCGCCACGTCGCCGAAGTGCTGGCCGGCATGACAGGCGGGCCCGCCATCGGCGAAGGGAAGGACTAG
- a CDS encoding malonic semialdehyde reductase: MTDILNDESLDRLFRAARTHNVWRDEPVGDVLLQAIYDLAKMAPTSANCQPMRLLFVRSPDAKARLKPHLSDGNVDKTMAAPVTVIVGYDLKFYDELPRLFPHTDARAWFAGNDAKILETAFRNGSLQGAYLMIAARALGLDVGAMSGFDTAGVDAEFFAGTSIKSNFLCNLGYGDPGKLHERAPRPDFDDFCQIL; encoded by the coding sequence GTGACCGATATCTTGAACGACGAGAGCCTGGACCGGTTGTTCCGCGCTGCGCGAACCCACAATGTCTGGCGCGACGAACCTGTCGGCGACGTCTTGCTGCAGGCGATCTACGATCTGGCAAAGATGGCGCCAACCAGCGCCAACTGCCAACCGATGCGTTTGCTCTTTGTCAGAAGCCCGGATGCCAAAGCACGGCTGAAACCACATCTTTCGGACGGCAACGTCGACAAGACCATGGCAGCGCCGGTGACAGTTATCGTCGGCTACGATCTGAAATTCTATGACGAGCTGCCGCGGCTGTTCCCGCACACGGACGCGCGCGCCTGGTTTGCCGGGAACGATGCGAAGATCCTCGAAACGGCCTTCCGTAACGGCTCCCTGCAGGGCGCCTATCTCATGATCGCCGCTCGAGCCTTGGGCCTGGATGTCGGCGCCATGTCGGGCTTCGACACTGCCGGAGTCGATGCCGAGTTCTTCGCTGGCACGTCGATCAAATCCAACTTTCTATGCAATCTCGGCTACGGCGATCCCGGCAAGCTTCACGAGCGCGCGCCGCGTCCCGACTTCGACGATTTTTGCCAGATCCTCTGA
- a CDS encoding polysaccharide deacetylase family protein yields MAVISLRLLVAESYRLSAVGRLAAGLRSRALVLGLGLGVGLGIGAADPLAARAVTPELADRGAVILVYHRFGEGDHPSTNITLEQFDAHLAILTSGRYDVRPLPEIVAALAEGRPLPPRTVGISIDDAYLSVWTEAWPRLSTAGLPFTLFVATDSVDRETPRSMTWSQLRELAASPLVTIGSQTASHPHMPEQSPERNRQEILRSHARFERELGSRPSLFAYPFGEFSLAVRDLVATEGFRAAFGQHSGAAGHASDPFRLPRFALNEAYGTPERFSLVVETLPLPALDITPDDPLIGPNDNPPAYGFTVPRSVGSLNGLQCYAGRGNEARLQRLDRRIEVRFAAPLRPGRTRVNCTMPGPDGRWRWLGRQFYLPAR; encoded by the coding sequence ATGGCCGTAATCTCTCTCAGGCTGCTTGTTGCGGAAAGCTACCGCTTGTCGGCTGTAGGCCGGCTGGCGGCGGGCCTGCGGTCACGCGCGCTGGTCCTAGGCCTTGGACTCGGTGTGGGCCTAGGGATCGGTGCTGCCGATCCGCTGGCCGCCAGAGCCGTCACGCCTGAGTTGGCCGACCGGGGCGCCGTCATCCTGGTCTACCATCGCTTCGGCGAAGGCGATCATCCTTCGACCAACATCACGCTCGAGCAGTTCGATGCGCATCTGGCGATCCTCACGTCCGGCCGTTACGACGTCCGGCCGCTCCCGGAGATCGTTGCGGCTTTGGCCGAGGGTCGACCCTTGCCGCCGCGTACGGTCGGGATTTCCATCGACGACGCCTATCTCTCCGTTTGGACCGAAGCCTGGCCCCGACTGAGTACTGCGGGCTTGCCCTTCACGCTTTTCGTCGCAACCGATAGCGTGGATCGCGAAACGCCGCGCAGCATGACCTGGTCGCAGCTTCGCGAACTTGCCGCCTCGCCGCTGGTGACGATCGGTAGCCAGACTGCCAGCCATCCGCATATGCCCGAACAGTCGCCGGAGCGGAATCGCCAGGAGATTCTGCGCTCGCATGCGCGTTTCGAGCGCGAATTGGGGAGCCGACCCAGCCTTTTCGCCTACCCCTTCGGCGAATTCTCACTGGCCGTGCGCGATCTCGTCGCGACCGAGGGGTTTCGCGCAGCCTTCGGTCAACACTCGGGCGCCGCTGGTCACGCCAGCGATCCTTTCCGGCTGCCCCGTTTTGCACTGAACGAAGCCTATGGCACGCCCGAGCGTTTCAGTCTGGTCGTCGAAACCCTGCCGCTGCCGGCGCTCGACATCACGCCGGACGATCCGCTTATCGGGCCGAACGACAATCCCCCGGCCTATGGATTCACCGTGCCGCGTTCGGTGGGTTCCTTGAACGGCTTGCAATGCTATGCCGGTCGCGGCAACGAGGCGCGGCTGCAACGGCTCGATCGTCGGATCGAAGTGCGATTTGCCGCGCCGTTGCGGCCAGGACGCACGAGGGTCAACTGCACCATGCCCGGGCCGGACGGCCGTTGGCGCTGGCTCGGCCGCCAGTTTTATCTGCCGGCGCGGTGA
- a CDS encoding Smr/MutS family protein, translating into MDGRTADRLRRGKLPIEATLDLHGHRQDDAHRALIGFVTSHQAAGRRCLLIVTGKGLRGESGGVLRQKVPLWLNSPPLRDKVLAFDFARPEHGGSGALYLLLRRQRDR; encoded by the coding sequence GTGGACGGCCGGACGGCAGATCGGCTGCGCCGTGGCAAGCTGCCGATCGAAGCGACGTTGGACCTGCACGGTCATCGCCAAGACGACGCCCATCGTGCCCTGATCGGCTTCGTCACCTCGCATCAGGCTGCCGGGCGGCGTTGCCTGCTGATCGTCACCGGGAAGGGGCTGCGGGGAGAAAGCGGCGGTGTGCTGCGCCAGAAAGTGCCGCTCTGGCTGAATTCTCCGCCCCTGCGCGACAAGGTGCTGGCTTTCGACTTCGCCCGCCCGGAACACGGCGGCAGCGGCGCACTCTACCTGCTGCTCCGCCGCCAACGGGACCGCTAG